In Lodderomyces elongisporus chromosome 1, complete sequence, a genomic segment contains:
- the BNA5 gene encoding Kynureninase (L-kynurenine hydrolase), translating to MSSDKAKAFDAQFPTYKSEFQIPTFESLGIQNSKYSPETNSIYLCGNSLGLMPRNTTELINRELQAWSSRGVEAHFNHSHPQGTDWVDIDLPLLPLLAPLVGAKQNEVAVMGSLTSNLNALLIHFYKPKGKRTKILFEKQAFPSDYYAFLNIVQVFGYDASHLIQIEIPKGETYIKTETILDVFDKYEDEIAIVCLPGIQYYTGQFFDIAKITKHVKTSAPDVVVGWDLAHAVGNVPLSLHDWGVDFAAWCSYKYLNAGPGAIAGIFVNEKYTEQNKPENYKPRLAGWWGNNSSQRFQMLEKFDPIASALSYRQSNPSVLDCVALKSSLEIFNKVGGMSSLRDKSLAMTQFLQDILTKSNYYIEQGETDVNKFGFKIITPLDPNQRGCQLSLLFQPHRDEKKQNVMERVFEYLHQHAIICDERRPDVIRLAPLPLYNTFEETRIGATRLLEALEAIKDDYI from the coding sequence ATGAGTTCTGATAAAGCAAAAGCGTTTGATGCTCAATTTCCAACTTACAAATCGGAATTCCAAATTCCAACATTTGAGTCGCTAGGCATACAGAATTCGAAATATTCACCAGAGACTAACTCGATATACTTGTGTGGTAACTCTCTTGGATTGATGCCTCGCAACACCACTGAACTAATCAATCGTGAACTTCAAGCATGGTCTAGCCGAGGAGTCGAGGCTCATTTCAATCATAGTCACCCACAAGGAACGGATTGGGTGGATATTGACCTACCACTCTTACCATTGCTTGCTCCATTGGTTGGCGCCAAGCAAAATGAAGTCGCTGTCATGGGATCGCTCACCTCGAATCTAAATGCTTTATTAATTCACTTTTATAAACCAAAGGGCAAGAGAACAAAGattttgtttgaaaaacaagCATTTCCCTCAGATTATTATGCATTCTTGAATATTGTGCAGGTTTTCGGATACGACGCAAGTCATTTAATCCAAATTGAAATCCCAAAGGGTGAGACATACATAAAGACGGAGACTATTTTGGACGTGTTTGACAAATATGAGGATGAAATTGCTATAGTGTGTTTACCTGGTATACAGTACTATACTGGTCAATTCTTTGATATTGCAAAAATCACAAAGCACGTCAAAACGAGTGCACCTGATGTGGTTGTAGGGTGGGATCTTGCACATGCTGTGGGAAATGTACCACTATCGTTGCATGATTGGGGAGTTGACTTTGCAGCGTGGTGTTCATATAAATACTTGAATGCCGGCCCCGGTGCTATTGCTGGAATATTTGTTAATGAAAAATATACGGAACAGAATAAGCCAGAAAATTACAAACCTAGGTTAGCTGGTTGGTGGGGCAATAATAGCTCGCAAAGGTTTCAGATGTTGGAAAAGTTTGACCCCATTGCGTCTGCATTGAGTTATCGCCAACTGAACCCAAGTGTTTTGGATTGCGTGGCTCTAAAATCATCCTTGGAGATATTCAACAAGGTTGGTGGCATGCTGTCATTGAGAGACAAAAGTTTGGCAATGACTCAATTTTTACAAGACATATTGACCAAAAGCAATTATTACATTGAACAAGGTGAGACTGATGTAAACAAGTTTGGGTTCAAGATAATTACTCCTTTGGACCCAAATCAGAGAGGATGTCAATTGAGTTTGTTATTCCAACCGCATAGAgacgaaaagaaacaaaatgtaATGGAAAGAGTCTTTGAATATTTGCATCAACATGCAATCATTTGTGATGAGAGAAGACCCGATGTAATTAGATTGGCGCCATTG